In Rosa chinensis cultivar Old Blush chromosome 1, RchiOBHm-V2, whole genome shotgun sequence, a genomic segment contains:
- the LOC112175840 gene encoding glycine-rich protein DOT1 has translation MAYSKTILLVVFAVLLITAEVSAHRDLTETTTPTIDGNGAYNRGGNGGNGGGKGGNGGYGGGSNGGNGGGKGGNGGYGGGSNGGNGGGKGGNGGGKGGNGGGKGGNGGGKGGKGGKGGKGGKGGGGHGPETEN, from the exons ATGGCGTACTCAAAGACTATTCTTCTTGTTGTCTTTGCCGTTCTCCTCATCACTGCTGAGGTCTCAGCTCATCGTGACCTAACTGAGACAACCACTCCAACTATTG ATGGTAATGGGGCATACAATAGAGGAGGCAATGGAGGAAACGGCGGAGGCAAGGGAGGAAACGGAGGATACGGAGGAGGAAGCAATGGAGGAAACGGAGGAGGCAAGGGAGGAAATGGAGGATACGGAGGAGGAAGTAATGGAGGAAACGGAGGTGGCAAAGGAGGAAACGGAGGAGGCAAGGGAGGAAACGGAGGAGGCAAGGGAGGCAATGGAGGAGGCAAGGGAGGAAAGGGAGGAAAGGGAGGAAAGGGAGGAAAGGGAGGGGGAGGGCATGGACCCGAAACCGAGAACTAG